A DNA window from Natrinema amylolyticum contains the following coding sequences:
- a CDS encoding glycoside hydrolase family 15 protein, translating into MPSPNAQDAGTECKERSEYRLIGEYGAVGNLETVALIGRDGAVDWCCFPHIESPSLFARLLDSRRGGHFTVSPSGSFEASQRYLDRTNVLRTRFETASGRATVTDFMPVPTTTDGVEDAHHALYRKVECDDGPIDLNVRFEPRFDYARTTPSVKRSHHGVVAHGDGESAFLTGSVEFDVEEGGAGASLTLEEGEMRWLVLGYDREIPDRPAEHRRVLDDVVAYWRDWAHECPDDEPCPIGGPQHDLAVRSALALKLLIHDDTGAICAAPTTSLPEDIGGVRNWDYRYNWIRDSAFTVQALAELGHVEEAKNYFELCLSHCSGGLPADIQPVYGLHGNDDLPERTLDHLSGYRDSAPVRVGNAAHEQRQLDIYGELIVGVHETTRYGAEITDRAWAAIRDIVDYVCDEWCQPDVGIWEVRGDPQNFVYSKVMCWAAIDRALRIVDETDYEGPVERWRDVRGEIKETVLEKGYSDELDSFVRSFEADDQLDAATLRIPMVDFLPADDERVRGTIDAVQERLTTDDGLVDRFEGDDGLPGEEGAFVVCSFWLVNALALAGRDDEARDLFEDVCEFVSPLGLLSEEIDPETGELLGNYPQAFSQIGLINGALALDDAGERDASSEPSLADAREDAGASRSEDQDG; encoded by the coding sequence ATGCCCTCACCGAACGCGCAGGATGCCGGTACCGAGTGCAAGGAGCGCTCAGAGTACAGGCTGATCGGGGAGTACGGCGCCGTTGGCAACCTCGAAACCGTCGCCCTGATCGGCCGCGACGGCGCGGTCGACTGGTGTTGCTTCCCGCACATCGAGTCGCCGAGTCTGTTTGCCCGCCTGCTCGACAGCCGGCGCGGCGGCCACTTCACCGTCAGTCCGTCCGGCTCGTTCGAGGCGAGCCAGCGGTACCTCGATCGGACGAACGTTCTCCGGACGCGCTTCGAGACGGCGTCCGGCCGGGCGACCGTGACCGACTTCATGCCGGTCCCGACCACGACCGACGGCGTCGAGGACGCTCACCATGCGCTATACCGCAAAGTGGAGTGCGACGACGGCCCGATCGACCTGAACGTCCGATTCGAGCCCCGTTTCGACTACGCGCGGACGACGCCGTCCGTCAAGCGATCGCACCACGGCGTCGTCGCTCACGGGGACGGCGAGTCGGCGTTTCTCACGGGGTCGGTCGAGTTCGACGTTGAGGAAGGCGGCGCCGGCGCCTCGCTGACGCTCGAAGAGGGCGAGATGCGCTGGCTCGTCCTCGGCTACGACCGCGAGATTCCCGATCGGCCGGCTGAGCACCGGCGAGTGCTTGACGACGTCGTCGCGTACTGGCGGGACTGGGCCCACGAGTGTCCCGACGACGAGCCGTGTCCGATCGGCGGCCCGCAGCACGACCTGGCGGTCCGGTCGGCGCTGGCACTCAAGCTGCTGATCCACGACGATACGGGGGCGATCTGCGCCGCACCGACGACCTCGCTACCCGAGGATATTGGCGGTGTCCGGAACTGGGACTACCGGTACAACTGGATCCGCGACTCGGCCTTTACCGTCCAGGCGCTGGCCGAGCTCGGCCACGTCGAGGAGGCGAAAAACTACTTCGAGCTGTGTCTCTCGCACTGCTCCGGAGGGCTGCCGGCTGACATCCAGCCCGTCTACGGGCTGCACGGCAACGACGACCTGCCCGAGCGGACGCTTGATCACCTTTCGGGCTACCGGGACTCGGCGCCGGTCCGGGTCGGCAACGCCGCCCACGAGCAGCGACAGCTCGACATCTACGGCGAGCTGATCGTCGGCGTCCACGAGACGACGCGCTACGGCGCCGAGATCACCGACCGCGCCTGGGCGGCGATCCGGGACATCGTCGACTACGTCTGCGACGAGTGGTGTCAGCCCGACGTCGGGATCTGGGAGGTCCGGGGCGACCCGCAGAACTTCGTCTACTCGAAGGTGATGTGCTGGGCGGCGATCGACCGGGCACTCCGGATCGTCGACGAGACCGACTACGAGGGCCCCGTCGAGCGCTGGCGCGACGTTCGCGGGGAGATCAAGGAGACCGTCCTCGAGAAGGGGTACAGCGACGAACTCGACAGCTTCGTCCGCTCGTTCGAGGCCGACGACCAACTCGACGCCGCGACGCTGCGCATCCCGATGGTCGACTTTCTCCCGGCCGACGACGAGCGGGTCCGGGGGACGATCGACGCCGTCCAGGAGCGGCTGACGACCGACGACGGGCTGGTCGACCGCTTCGAGGGCGACGACGGGCTCCCCGGCGAGGAGGGCGCGTTCGTCGTCTGCTCGTTCTGGCTGGTCAACGCGCTCGCGCTTGCGGGACGGGACGACGAGGCCCGCGACCTGTTCGAGGACGTCTGCGAGTTCGTCAGCCCGCTCGGCCTGCTCTCGGAGGAGATCGACCCCGAGACGGGCGAGCTGCTGGGGAACTACCCGCAGGCGTTCAGCCAGATCGGGCTGATAAACGGCGCGCTCGCGCTCGACGACGCCGGAGAACGCGACGCGTCCTCCGAGCCCTCACTCGCTGACGCTCGCGAGGATGCGGGAGCTTCACGATCGGAGGATCAGGATGGCTGA
- a CDS encoding vitamin K epoxide reductase family protein: MADSNRKQESGGAQDDGDDMQEPGEMMLNHPLKELWIQYGIISLGIWLVFAPTAHGYESALMTWNDVVAGLVLVALGVVTIWRKNPWASYASGGVGVWLLLAPLVFHAPTAAAYLNDTLVGILVIMFSIIIMMRMRMDGAAVPSGWSYNPSTAAQRFPLIALGMFGFFASQYMAAYQLGYIDYVWDPFFGDGTVQILDSRVSEAFPVSDAGLGAVAYAIEALMGFMGGRSRWRTMPWMVTFFGIVVIPLGFVQVLLVITQPVLVGTWCTLCLLSAFGMLWMISLTVDEVVAMVQLLDRRTDEDASLWHAFWMGGHLSEADAGLNGDTRSERNRPAGMFWGISIPWYLLASMAVGFWLMLSPTVFDTGGLLADSSHLAGALVVSIAVIATGEPARALRFVNIPLGAWIAVAPWLFGAPTLATWSGVVAGVLLILLSIPRGQIRDQYGFWQEYIV; this comes from the coding sequence ATGGCTGACAGCAACCGGAAGCAGGAGAGCGGAGGCGCACAGGACGACGGCGACGACATGCAGGAGCCCGGCGAGATGATGCTGAACCATCCGCTGAAGGAGCTCTGGATCCAGTACGGCATCATCTCACTGGGCATCTGGCTCGTGTTCGCCCCGACGGCCCACGGGTACGAGAGCGCGCTGATGACGTGGAACGACGTCGTCGCGGGGCTGGTGCTCGTCGCGCTCGGCGTCGTGACGATCTGGCGGAAGAACCCGTGGGCGTCGTACGCCAGCGGCGGCGTCGGCGTCTGGCTGCTGCTGGCGCCGCTGGTCTTTCACGCGCCGACGGCGGCCGCCTACCTCAACGACACGCTCGTGGGGATCCTGGTGATCATGTTCTCGATCATCATCATGATGCGCATGCGGATGGACGGGGCGGCGGTCCCCTCGGGCTGGTCGTACAATCCCTCGACGGCGGCCCAGCGGTTCCCGCTGATCGCGCTGGGCATGTTCGGCTTCTTCGCCTCGCAGTACATGGCGGCCTACCAGCTCGGTTACATTGACTACGTCTGGGACCCCTTCTTCGGCGACGGCACCGTCCAGATACTCGACTCGCGAGTGTCAGAGGCGTTCCCCGTCTCGGACGCCGGCCTGGGCGCCGTCGCGTACGCGATCGAGGCGCTGATGGGCTTTATGGGCGGCCGGAGCCGCTGGCGGACGATGCCGTGGATGGTGACCTTCTTCGGCATCGTCGTGATCCCGCTGGGGTTCGTTCAGGTACTGCTGGTCATCACCCAGCCGGTGCTCGTCGGAACGTGGTGTACCCTCTGTCTGCTGTCGGCGTTCGGAATGCTGTGGATGATCTCGCTCACCGTCGACGAGGTCGTCGCGATGGTCCAGCTGCTCGACCGGCGGACCGACGAGGACGCGTCGCTGTGGCACGCCTTCTGGATGGGCGGACACCTCTCCGAGGCGGACGCCGGCTTGAACGGGGACACCCGATCGGAGCGGAACCGGCCCGCGGGGATGTTCTGGGGGATCTCGATCCCGTGGTACCTGCTCGCGTCGATGGCGGTCGGCTTCTGGCTGATGCTCTCGCCGACGGTCTTCGACACCGGCGGGCTGCTCGCCGACAGCAGCCACCTCGCCGGCGCGCTCGTCGTCTCGATCGCGGTGATCGCGACGGGGGAGCCGGCTCGGGCGCTGCGGTTCGTCAACATCCCGCTCGGTGCGTGGATCGCGGTCGCGCCGTGGTTGTTTGGCGCGCCGACGCTGGCGACGTGGAGCGGCGTCGTCGCGGGTGTGCTGTTGATCCTCCTGAGCATCCCGCGGGGCCAGATCCGCGATCAGTACGGGTTCTGGCAGGAGTACATCGTGTAA
- a CDS encoding SDR family oxidoreductase yields MIDTTDTDDSEVVVVTGASAGVGRATARAFAEQGAKVGLLARGEAGLDGAQEDVEDADGEALAVPTDVADAEQLEDAADAVEDEFGQIDVWVNAAMTSVFSPATEMDHEEFRRVTEVSYLGFVYGTEVALDRMDVGVIVQVGSALAYRGIPLQSAYCGAKHAIQGFTESVRSELIHQDSDVQLTMVQMPALNTPQFDWVKSRLPKAPQPVPPIYQPEVAAEAIVWAVRNDRDELWVGRSTVKAILGNRVIPRRLDRKLASSGWNSQMTDEPSDPDRAHNLWEPVDDETDHGAHGRFDDRARERSLQLWAFTHPVELAAAAFGAVIALLAALTFRKREKR; encoded by the coding sequence ATGATTGACACAACCGATACGGACGATTCTGAAGTCGTTGTGGTCACGGGCGCGTCGGCGGGCGTCGGCCGGGCGACGGCCCGCGCGTTCGCCGAGCAAGGTGCGAAGGTCGGCCTCCTTGCGCGGGGCGAGGCCGGACTCGACGGTGCGCAGGAGGATGTCGAGGACGCCGACGGCGAGGCGCTGGCGGTGCCGACCGACGTCGCCGACGCCGAGCAACTGGAGGACGCCGCCGACGCCGTCGAGGACGAGTTCGGGCAGATTGACGTCTGGGTGAACGCCGCCATGACGTCGGTGTTCTCGCCCGCGACCGAAATGGACCACGAGGAGTTCCGACGGGTGACCGAAGTATCCTACCTCGGGTTCGTGTACGGCACCGAGGTCGCGCTCGACCGGATGGACGTGGGGGTGATCGTGCAGGTCGGCTCGGCGCTCGCCTACCGCGGTATCCCGCTCCAGTCGGCCTACTGCGGCGCCAAGCACGCGATCCAGGGGTTCACCGAGTCGGTTCGCAGCGAACTCATCCACCAGGACAGCGACGTCCAGCTCACGATGGTCCAGATGCCGGCGCTCAACACGCCCCAGTTCGACTGGGTAAAGAGTCGCCTGCCGAAAGCGCCCCAGCCCGTGCCGCCGATCTACCAACCCGAAGTCGCCGCCGAGGCGATCGTCTGGGCGGTTCGAAACGATCGCGACGAGCTGTGGGTCGGCCGCTCGACTGTCAAGGCAATCCTCGGGAACCGCGTGATACCGCGGCGCCTCGACCGCAAACTGGCGTCCTCGGGATGGAACTCCCAGATGACCGACGAGCCGAGCGACCCCGACCGGGCGCACAACCTCTGGGAGCCGGTTGACGACGAGACGGACCACGGCGCGCATGGCCGGTTCGATGATCGGGCGCGCGAGCGCAGCCTCCAGCTCTGGGCGTTCACCCACCCGGTAGAACTCGCCGCCGCCGCATTCGGGGCCGTAATCGCCCTGCTGGCCGCCCTGACGTTCCGGAAACGCGAGAAAAGGTAA
- a CDS encoding tyrosine-type recombinase/integrase, with product MSKEPTPLPPSKYKKLLEAAEKRSSRHGFTVYALGHTGLRGSEFSRLSCEWLDSEKQMLQVPADAVKGIRSRVRSIPLSEDGVERFKEFFTTRSEVAITHSTVTKQVKSISEDTLSENVSPQTLRSTFAMRLLQIGVPQSEIRQLLGYTPSKWDIVPADSYGVAEKKIRSGLY from the coding sequence ATGAGTAAAGAACCCACGCCACTGCCGCCATCGAAGTACAAGAAGCTGCTCGAGGCCGCAGAAAAGAGGTCAAGCCGACACGGGTTCACCGTGTACGCGCTCGGCCACACTGGACTACGCGGTAGTGAGTTCAGTCGTTTGAGCTGTGAATGGCTCGATAGCGAAAAGCAAATGCTCCAAGTCCCGGCGGATGCAGTTAAGGGCATAAGGTCTCGAGTGAGGTCGATTCCGCTGTCCGAAGACGGGGTCGAGCGGTTTAAGGAATTCTTCACAACGCGAAGTGAGGTCGCTATCACCCATTCAACGGTGACCAAACAAGTCAAATCAATCAGTGAAGACACTCTCTCCGAGAACGTCTCCCCTCAAACACTTCGATCAACGTTCGCAATGCGCCTGCTTCAGATCGGGGTTCCACAATCCGAGATTCGCCAACTCCTCGGGTATACCCCATCAAAGTGGGATATTGTACCCGCGGACAGTTACGGAGTCGCTGAAAAGAAGATCCGCAGCGGGCTGTATTAG
- a CDS encoding MEDS domain-containing protein, translated as MEPIGDHEHAHTNDHFALIYESQEEQFAAAIPFLRQGLDRGERCLYITYENSREEVVAAMREYGIDVDAALESGQLSIHDEQETYLRNETFDADETIDFIDAAIGEATEEYEALRMTGEMSSVLEEDPECEELVKCEAKANYLFDDVDGLALCQYNRNRFSAEVIRDVINTHPLLIHNGRVSHNVYYTPPEEFFGSQKPSREVDRLLGSLQEQTDTKAELQQREQYLRASYEITADPTLDFEEKLEQLLDLGRDRFDLDLGGMAMVDPDADRIEVEHVSGDHESYEPGLKLPLSETFCARTIEADDHVSIVDATAAGYDDRRVSSEYGFETYLGTILKVEGGPDRTLFFMSEESRETEFSEAERTFLNLTGQWIAYELERQQRERELCERTEHLNALIETTPECIKTVAPDGTLLQMNPAGLEMVEADTASDVTGGCVYDLIAPEHRERFREFNERICQGESGILEFDIIGLEGTRRHMESHAAPFQRPDGTTVQVALTRDVTGQKERETELRQTKNRFETVFKQSDDAIYLVDPDAGDIVDANPEACEKLGYTREELLSMELSELHPDEMEQVRAFVGEVREQGSGWTENLQCRTKHGEDIPAEVTASTVTLDGRSLVLANIRYIEERKKHERYQRELYEVIADQQASFDEKLDRLLELGRERFGLENGYFNRIDAGDHKFEVVDAVGPHDQIEPGAVDSLEGTYCETHLSSNKPLAVADVVDAGLDDLRAHDQYGLEAYFAATVRVDRREYGTLCFASKTQRKPFTEAERTFLDLMGQCIGYELEYRRRERFLRESHTITADPDRDFETKLEDLLDLGREWMNLDAAGLTHLPSWDERFLNEIAIGYGDDTGDESGELWTDPSDGCYCRQVLESDQPVGIADVRGTEWEDDEIHLEHGLTCYLGTKVMNGSTPYGTVWVGSTEARDREFTETERTFLDLIGQWASYEIEREHREQELKESNERLEQFAYAASHDLQEPLRMVSSYLQLLETQYADVFDEDGEEYLEFAVGGADRMREMIEGLLQYSRVETRGDPFEPVELETVFNDVLEDLQLQIEETDAEITAEELPRVEGDGNQLRQVVQNLLENAITYSGSSPPRVHIDAKRRKREWVISIHDNGIGIDPDNQDRVFDIFDRLHTHDEYEGTGLGLALCQRIVERHNGEIWVDSEPDEGSTFSLTLPAVDDK; from the coding sequence GTGGAACCGATCGGTGACCACGAACACGCGCATACCAACGACCACTTCGCGCTCATCTACGAGTCCCAGGAGGAACAATTCGCTGCCGCCATTCCGTTCCTTCGCCAGGGACTGGACCGCGGCGAGCGATGTCTCTATATCACCTACGAGAACTCCCGCGAGGAGGTCGTCGCAGCGATGCGAGAGTACGGCATCGACGTCGACGCCGCCCTCGAGTCCGGGCAACTGTCCATCCACGACGAGCAGGAAACGTACCTCCGGAACGAGACGTTCGACGCCGACGAGACTATCGACTTCATCGACGCCGCCATCGGGGAGGCCACCGAAGAGTACGAGGCGCTGCGCATGACCGGCGAGATGAGCAGCGTGCTGGAGGAAGACCCCGAGTGCGAGGAACTCGTCAAGTGCGAGGCCAAAGCTAACTACCTCTTCGACGACGTGGACGGCCTCGCGCTCTGCCAGTACAATCGCAATCGGTTCTCCGCCGAGGTTATCCGCGACGTCATCAATACCCATCCGCTTCTCATCCACAACGGGCGAGTCAGCCACAATGTCTACTACACTCCGCCTGAGGAGTTCTTCGGGTCCCAAAAACCGAGTCGCGAGGTCGATCGCCTGTTAGGATCCCTTCAAGAGCAAACAGACACGAAAGCCGAACTTCAGCAGCGTGAACAGTATCTCCGCGCCAGCTACGAGATCACCGCCGATCCCACGCTCGACTTCGAAGAGAAACTCGAGCAACTACTCGATCTCGGTCGCGACCGGTTCGACCTAGACCTCGGTGGGATGGCGATGGTTGACCCAGACGCCGACCGGATCGAAGTCGAACACGTCAGTGGCGACCACGAGAGCTACGAACCCGGGCTCAAGCTCCCGCTGTCGGAGACGTTCTGCGCGCGAACTATCGAGGCCGATGACCACGTGAGCATCGTCGACGCCACAGCAGCCGGATACGACGACCGCCGCGTCTCCAGCGAGTACGGGTTCGAAACCTATCTCGGTACCATCCTCAAGGTCGAGGGCGGTCCCGATCGGACGTTGTTCTTCATGTCCGAAGAGTCGCGCGAGACAGAATTCTCTGAAGCCGAGCGCACGTTCCTCAATCTGACGGGTCAGTGGATCGCGTACGAACTGGAGCGCCAACAACGCGAACGCGAACTCTGCGAACGGACAGAACACCTGAATGCGCTCATCGAGACTACGCCCGAGTGTATCAAGACGGTCGCACCTGACGGCACGTTGCTCCAGATGAACCCTGCCGGACTCGAGATGGTCGAAGCCGACACCGCATCGGACGTGACCGGCGGGTGCGTCTACGATCTGATCGCCCCCGAACATCGGGAGCGATTCCGCGAGTTCAACGAGCGAATCTGTCAGGGCGAAAGTGGTATCTTAGAGTTCGACATTATCGGGTTAGAAGGGACGCGTCGTCACATGGAATCTCACGCGGCCCCGTTCCAGCGCCCTGACGGCACGACCGTGCAGGTGGCGCTGACGCGTGACGTCACCGGGCAAAAGGAACGCGAAACAGAGCTCCGCCAGACGAAAAACCGGTTCGAGACGGTCTTCAAACAGAGCGACGACGCCATCTATCTCGTCGATCCCGATGCAGGCGACATCGTCGACGCGAACCCGGAAGCCTGCGAGAAACTCGGGTACACACGTGAGGAGTTGCTCTCCATGGAGTTGTCTGAGCTGCACCCCGACGAGATGGAGCAGGTTCGCGCGTTCGTCGGCGAAGTGCGGGAGCAGGGCTCCGGGTGGACCGAAAATCTCCAATGCCGTACCAAACATGGCGAGGACATTCCGGCGGAAGTGACGGCGTCGACGGTCACGCTGGACGGTCGGTCGCTTGTGCTTGCGAACATCCGGTACATCGAAGAGCGCAAGAAACACGAGCGGTACCAGCGCGAACTATACGAGGTCATCGCCGACCAACAGGCGTCGTTCGATGAGAAACTCGACCGCCTGCTCGAGTTGGGGCGCGAGCGGTTCGGCCTCGAAAACGGTTACTTCAACCGCATCGACGCTGGCGACCACAAGTTCGAGGTCGTCGACGCGGTCGGTCCGCACGATCAGATTGAGCCGGGTGCGGTAGATTCGCTCGAGGGGACGTACTGCGAAACACATCTCTCGTCGAATAAGCCGCTCGCCGTCGCAGACGTAGTCGACGCCGGGTTGGACGATCTTCGCGCTCACGACCAGTACGGGTTGGAGGCGTACTTCGCGGCGACCGTACGGGTCGATCGCCGCGAATATGGAACGCTATGTTTCGCCAGCAAAACACAGCGCAAGCCCTTCACCGAGGCTGAGCGCACATTCCTCGACCTGATGGGGCAGTGTATCGGCTACGAGTTGGAGTACCGCCGCCGCGAACGCTTCCTGCGCGAGAGCCACACTATTACGGCTGATCCCGACCGCGATTTCGAGACGAAACTCGAGGATCTCCTCGACCTCGGGCGCGAGTGGATGAATCTCGATGCCGCAGGGTTGACTCACCTCCCGTCGTGGGACGAAAGATTCCTCAACGAAATCGCCATTGGCTACGGGGATGATACAGGCGATGAGTCCGGCGAACTATGGACGGATCCGAGCGACGGCTGTTACTGCCGACAGGTCCTCGAAAGCGATCAACCGGTCGGAATAGCGGACGTCCGCGGCACTGAGTGGGAGGACGACGAGATCCACCTCGAACACGGGCTGACGTGCTACCTCGGGACGAAAGTGATGAACGGCTCGACGCCGTATGGCACCGTCTGGGTCGGTAGTACCGAGGCGCGCGATCGTGAGTTTACGGAAACTGAACGGACCTTCCTCGACCTGATCGGCCAGTGGGCGAGCTACGAGATCGAACGCGAGCACCGTGAACAGGAACTCAAAGAATCGAACGAGCGTCTCGAACAATTCGCGTACGCCGCCTCCCACGACTTACAGGAACCGCTGCGGATGGTCTCGAGCTATCTCCAGTTGCTCGAAACCCAGTATGCCGACGTCTTCGACGAGGATGGCGAAGAGTACCTCGAGTTCGCCGTCGGCGGTGCCGATCGGATGCGTGAGATGATCGAGGGGCTGTTGCAATACTCGCGGGTCGAAACGCGCGGTGACCCCTTCGAACCGGTCGAATTAGAAACCGTCTTCAACGACGTGCTCGAAGACTTGCAACTTCAGATCGAAGAGACTGATGCCGAGATCACGGCCGAAGAACTCCCACGTGTAGAAGGCGATGGCAACCAACTCCGCCAAGTCGTCCAAAATCTCTTGGAAAACGCTATCACGTATAGCGGCAGTTCGCCACCTCGTGTGCACATCGATGCGAAACGACGCAAGCGAGAGTGGGTGATCTCGATCCACGATAACGGGATCGGCATCGACCCAGATAATCAGGACCGAGTCTTTGACATATTCGATAGGTTACACACTCACGACGAGTACGAGGGGACCGGTCTTGGACTGGCGCTCTGTCAGCGGATCGTTGAGCGCCACAACGGCGAAATTTGGGTCGATTCCGAACCTGATGAAGGCTCAACGTTCTCGCTCACGCTTCCCGCCGTGGATGACAAATAA
- a CDS encoding DUF7576 family protein, with product MPDPNEKPSQPVADGGLGEEFEQCATCGATLPNDEWCPIVTETDAEGDLVIRSFCDEACKNAWTKQSGDP from the coding sequence ATGCCAGACCCAAACGAAAAGCCCAGCCAGCCAGTCGCAGATGGAGGCCTGGGTGAGGAATTCGAGCAGTGTGCCACCTGCGGGGCGACGCTTCCCAACGACGAGTGGTGTCCGATCGTTACCGAGACCGATGCTGAAGGGGATCTGGTTATCCGATCGTTCTGTGATGAGGCGTGCAAGAACGCATGGACCAAACAGTCAGGTGACCCATGA
- a CDS encoding HalOD1 output domain-containing protein yields MSDIAPSVSANPSTEQLSTKVVLAVADAKNVDPLDLPPLYYAIDPDALDQLFQSRCQTRASGTATVRFTFAGCDVVVASGNQVTVTLTDSDTERDIEA; encoded by the coding sequence GTGTCAGACATCGCCCCCTCCGTGAGCGCAAATCCCTCCACCGAACAACTGAGCACGAAAGTCGTTCTTGCAGTAGCCGACGCCAAGAACGTTGATCCGCTCGATCTCCCGCCACTCTACTATGCGATTGATCCGGATGCCCTCGACCAACTCTTCCAGTCGCGATGTCAGACTAGAGCCTCCGGTACGGCCACGGTTCGGTTTACGTTCGCTGGTTGTGACGTTGTCGTTGCCAGTGGAAATCAGGTGACAGTAACGCTGACCGACTCGGACACTGAGCGCGATATTGAGGCGTGA